The Novipirellula artificiosorum genome includes a window with the following:
- a CDS encoding efflux RND transporter periplasmic adaptor subunit, with translation MRLKMKFSLRTMLWGVLLTALVMFVALAMVPKPVEVESATATIGPLRVSVQEDGKTRVREKYTVSAPVAGRLSRIELDPGDLCSEETLLAVILPSDPAILDARAKAAADAQVQAAEAALERAKSSAQQAKINHEFNLTRKQRAEGLVPTGAISESEHDVVKAEALASAQAIKTAHFDIEIASFELEMARAAVSQFSDPQHSDSVEPFEIFSPISGRVLRVFEESSTVVPMGTPLIELGDPRNLEIEIDVLSTDAVRIKPGADLTIEHWGGQSPLQGYVRVIEPGAFTKVSSLGVEEQRVNIIADFNEPPERITSLGDGYRVEARITVNERDKVLQIPNSALFRYQRQWHVLAIVNGKAELQPVSVGMQNEDSTQITEGLKAGDKVVIYPSDELHPGTPVRLRSSSR, from the coding sequence ATGCGATTGAAAATGAAGTTTTCACTCAGAACGATGCTCTGGGGCGTGCTGTTGACCGCATTGGTGATGTTCGTTGCACTGGCGATGGTTCCCAAACCGGTCGAGGTGGAATCGGCGACGGCGACGATTGGACCACTGCGAGTATCGGTCCAGGAGGATGGGAAAACACGCGTTCGTGAAAAGTACACCGTTTCGGCCCCGGTCGCTGGGCGACTGTCTCGTATTGAACTCGACCCTGGTGACTTGTGTAGCGAGGAGACTTTGTTGGCGGTGATCCTGCCAAGCGATCCCGCGATCTTGGACGCGCGGGCGAAAGCCGCAGCAGATGCCCAAGTGCAAGCCGCCGAAGCTGCGCTCGAACGTGCCAAATCAAGTGCACAACAAGCGAAGATCAACCATGAATTTAACCTGACCAGAAAGCAGCGAGCCGAAGGACTGGTGCCGACGGGTGCGATTTCAGAGAGCGAGCACGACGTGGTCAAAGCGGAAGCGTTGGCCTCCGCTCAAGCAATCAAGACCGCTCATTTTGACATCGAAATCGCTAGCTTTGAACTGGAAATGGCACGAGCGGCGGTAAGTCAGTTTTCTGACCCGCAACACTCCGACTCCGTCGAACCCTTCGAGATCTTCTCGCCGATCTCAGGCCGCGTCCTCCGAGTCTTCGAGGAAAGCTCAACGGTCGTCCCAATGGGAACGCCGCTGATTGAATTGGGGGACCCTCGCAACTTGGAAATCGAGATCGATGTCCTGTCGACCGATGCGGTCCGCATCAAACCCGGCGCAGATTTGACTATCGAACATTGGGGTGGCCAATCACCACTTCAAGGCTACGTGCGTGTAATTGAACCGGGTGCATTCACGAAAGTCTCTTCGCTGGGCGTCGAGGAACAACGCGTCAACATCATCGCCGATTTTAACGAGCCACCCGAACGAATTACCTCACTCGGCGACGGTTATCGCGTCGAAGCTCGAATTACCGTCAACGAACGTGACAAAGTTCTGCAAATCCCCAACAGTGCCTTGTTTCGGTACCAACGCCAATGGCATGTGTTAGCCATTGTCAACGGCAAAGCCGAGCTTCAGCCCGTATCGGTCGGGATGCAAAACGAAGACTCCACGCAAATCACGGAGGGATTGAAAGCAGGCGACAAAGTCGTGATCTACCCAAGTGATGAACTCCATCCGGGCACTCCGGTACGATTGAGGAGTTCGAGTCGTTAG
- a CDS encoding DUF1559 domain-containing protein: protein MVRCFSNDRVSSRSTERRFGFTLVELLVVIAIIGVLVGLLLPAVQAAREAARRMSCSNNFKQIGLGLHNYHSAFGQNVVQSGGSYGAGAYVDGNRHMLCYLVGLTPFIEQQALWEQIANPRAVNHNGTAKTPPFPPMGPVPWARAYTPWLTQVGTYRCPSDPNDSPGNFEAFMNYAACIGDGISSNNHSCVGEQGQELGWCTARRGSFDRGFFTTRVTTRFRDVLDGLSNTIACAEFVTDNNTLEAKATVVNNGNNADFFITPSICQEKYMDPNRPQYLLPGTNANNWNSSQRKGMRWSDGRPCMSSVTTINPPNGFSCAWSGDGSDVMNSAGSRHPGGCHVLMGDGAIKFITDSIETGNLSQNSPNWPVGNLTTPSGAQSPYGLWGALGTKAMKETKMLE from the coding sequence ATGGTTCGTTGTTTTTCTAACGACCGCGTGAGCTCACGGTCGACCGAACGTCGATTCGGTTTTACGCTTGTCGAACTGTTGGTGGTCATCGCCATCATCGGTGTTTTGGTTGGATTGCTTTTGCCAGCGGTTCAAGCTGCTCGTGAAGCGGCACGTCGAATGAGTTGCAGCAATAACTTCAAGCAAATTGGGTTGGGTCTGCATAACTATCATTCTGCGTTTGGTCAGAATGTGGTCCAAAGTGGTGGTAGCTACGGTGCAGGCGCTTATGTTGACGGCAACCGACACATGCTTTGTTACTTGGTTGGGTTGACCCCCTTTATTGAGCAACAAGCTTTGTGGGAGCAAATCGCCAACCCACGCGCGGTGAACCACAATGGCACGGCAAAGACTCCTCCTTTCCCACCGATGGGGCCTGTGCCTTGGGCTCGCGCTTACACACCTTGGCTCACCCAAGTCGGCACCTACCGGTGTCCGAGTGATCCGAACGACTCGCCAGGCAACTTCGAAGCGTTCATGAACTACGCTGCATGCATTGGTGATGGCATTTCGAGTAACAATCACTCCTGCGTGGGCGAACAAGGACAAGAATTGGGTTGGTGTACGGCACGACGTGGATCGTTCGACCGTGGTTTCTTCACCACCCGTGTGACGACACGCTTCCGTGATGTGCTCGATGGTCTAAGCAACACGATCGCTTGCGCCGAGTTTGTAACCGACAATAACACGTTGGAAGCGAAAGCGACCGTCGTGAACAACGGCAACAATGCAGACTTTTTCATTACCCCGAGTATTTGCCAAGAAAAGTACATGGACCCCAATCGTCCGCAGTACTTGTTGCCGGGAACCAATGCAAACAACTGGAATTCATCGCAGCGAAAAGGGATGCGATGGTCCGATGGTCGTCCCTGCATGTCGAGTGTAACAACGATCAATCCGCCGAATGGTTTCAGTTGCGCATGGTCGGGCGACGGTTCGGACGTGATGAACAGCGCGGGCAGTCGCCATCCAGGTGGTTGTCATGTGTTGATGGGTGATGGTGCTATCAAGTTCATTACCGATTCGATTGAAACCGGTAATCTGTCGCAGAATTCTCCGAACTGGCCTGTCGGTAACCTGACAACTCCATCGGGTGCCCAGAGCCCCTATGGGTTGTGGGGCGCCTTGGGGACCAAGGCGATGAAAGAAACCAAGATGCTTGAATAG
- a CDS encoding GDP-mannose 4,6-dehydratase — protein sequence MTSAPSAVITGITGQDGSYLTELLLEKGYTVHGLVRRSSTTQRTRLDHLFHNHEIYNKRLFLHYADLDDTTTIRRVFVRTEPDEVYHLAGQSHVGASFEIPETTCQFTAMGTLKLLEILRDLNKRPRLLHISSSEVFGRPDKAPQTEATPMRPVTPYGIAKAFATQMVSLYRESFGLFACNAICYNHESPRRGESFVTRKITRAAAAISLGQEDHVTLGSIDAQRDWGFAPDYVKAMWLMLQESEADDFILATGTVNRVEDFLAAAFDAVHLDWRDYVRQDQAFMRPSEVQRLVGDPSKAKRVLGWSAQTTLPELAARMVEHDLKVLRSQPEQVASTAKSNGKS from the coding sequence ATGACCTCTGCACCCTCGGCCGTCATTACCGGCATCACCGGCCAAGATGGTTCCTACTTAACCGAACTGCTGCTTGAAAAAGGCTACACCGTCCACGGACTGGTTCGCCGCAGCAGCACGACTCAGCGTACGCGGTTGGATCATCTGTTTCACAACCACGAGATCTACAACAAGCGGTTGTTCCTGCACTACGCCGACCTTGATGACACAACCACCATTCGCCGCGTGTTTGTCCGAACCGAACCCGATGAGGTCTATCACTTGGCGGGCCAAAGTCACGTCGGAGCCAGTTTCGAGATTCCCGAGACGACCTGTCAGTTTACCGCCATGGGAACGCTGAAGTTGCTGGAGATCCTACGTGACCTAAACAAACGTCCGCGTTTGCTGCACATCAGCAGCAGCGAGGTGTTCGGGCGACCGGATAAGGCACCGCAAACCGAAGCGACTCCGATGCGACCGGTCACACCTTACGGAATTGCCAAGGCCTTTGCGACGCAAATGGTTTCGCTCTACCGCGAGTCGTTCGGTTTGTTTGCTTGCAACGCGATTTGCTACAACCATGAATCACCACGCCGAGGTGAATCGTTTGTGACTCGCAAGATCACTCGAGCCGCTGCGGCAATCTCCTTGGGGCAAGAGGATCATGTCACGTTGGGGTCGATCGATGCCCAGCGTGACTGGGGCTTCGCTCCCGACTACGTCAAAGCCATGTGGCTGATGTTGCAAGAATCTGAAGCGGATGACTTCATCTTGGCAACCGGAACGGTCAACCGCGTGGAGGATTTTCTCGCGGCCGCGTTCGATGCCGTCCATTTGGATTGGCGTGATTACGTGCGACAAGACCAAGCATTCATGCGTCCCTCGGAGGTACAGCGTTTGGTCGGCGACCCATCAAAAGCCAAGCGAGTGTTGGGATGGTCGGCACAAACAACCCTCCCTGAATTAGCGGCCAGAATGGTAGAGCACGACTTGAAGGTACTGCGTTCGCAACCCGAACAGGTCGCATCAACGGCAAAATCAAACGGAAAATCTTGA
- a CDS encoding 50S ribosomal protein L11 methyltransferase, whose product MSRSPLLSRGCFPLIVLVGLTAGCLSKLKDPGEGRGDEQSVPPQYNVIQTWPIADLVESAGLPDGMFVQFDSVFWEPDDTISLRKKIGKESLVVDRDVLEIGTGTGLLSICCLQNGARSVVATDINPIAVANARYNAAMLVPDRAEDFDVRAVDPQHPGAFSALDPEERFDLILSNPPWEDGTVEKPADYAFYDPAFELQESILDQLKGRLKPGGRCLLAYGNKTAIRRLIDGCEDRNMICTPLDSRNFDILSENFLPGMLLEIQWNPAPSHQPLAE is encoded by the coding sequence ATGTCTCGCTCCCCTCTCCTTTCACGCGGTTGCTTTCCGCTGATCGTCCTTGTCGGTCTGACGGCAGGTTGCTTGTCGAAATTGAAGGATCCTGGTGAAGGTCGCGGCGACGAGCAAAGTGTTCCGCCTCAATACAACGTGATCCAAACGTGGCCGATCGCCGACCTGGTTGAGTCCGCCGGGCTCCCCGATGGCATGTTTGTTCAATTCGATTCGGTATTTTGGGAACCGGATGATACGATTTCACTGCGAAAGAAAATTGGCAAGGAATCGCTGGTGGTCGATCGCGATGTCTTGGAGATCGGGACGGGAACGGGGTTGCTGTCGATTTGCTGTTTGCAAAACGGCGCCCGCAGCGTGGTCGCGACCGACATCAACCCGATCGCCGTCGCAAACGCTCGTTACAACGCGGCGATGCTTGTGCCCGACCGTGCCGAGGATTTCGACGTGCGCGCGGTTGATCCTCAACATCCGGGCGCTTTCTCAGCACTCGATCCCGAGGAACGATTCGATCTGATCCTTTCGAACCCACCTTGGGAGGACGGTACGGTCGAGAAACCGGCGGACTATGCCTTCTATGATCCTGCGTTTGAATTGCAGGAATCGATTCTCGACCAGTTGAAGGGACGTCTCAAACCGGGCGGTCGATGCTTATTGGCCTACGGTAACAAAACCGCAATCCGGCGACTGATCGATGGCTGCGAGGATCGCAATATGATTTGCACTCCACTGGATTCGCGAAATTTTGATATTTTGTCAGAAAATTTTCTGCCAGGTATGTTGCTGGAAATCCAGTGGAATCCGGCCCCATCCCACCAACCGTTGGCGGAGTAA
- a CDS encoding ABC transporter ATP-binding protein, protein MSAGPLAAANTVFRTIDVTKVYQMGEVQVHALRGVTFELCEHEFVVLLGASGSGKSTLLNILGGLDIPTSGTVYYLDDELTASDESELTLYRRKHVGFVFQFYNLIPSLTARENVELITEIADNPMPALDALHLVQMDERANHFPAQLSGGEQQRVAIARAIAKQPKVLLCDEPTGALDVHTGIVVLEAIARINRELGTTTAVITHNAAISQMADRVISLSDGQIARVERNQVKRNANELQW, encoded by the coding sequence ATGAGTGCTGGTCCACTTGCCGCTGCGAACACTGTTTTTCGCACGATTGATGTGACGAAGGTCTATCAAATGGGCGAGGTCCAGGTCCACGCACTGCGAGGGGTGACGTTTGAGCTTTGTGAACATGAATTTGTGGTTCTGCTCGGTGCTTCCGGCAGCGGCAAGTCGACGTTGTTGAACATTCTCGGCGGATTGGATATTCCGACGTCTGGAACCGTTTACTACCTCGACGATGAGTTGACCGCCAGCGATGAGTCCGAGCTGACACTCTATCGCCGCAAGCATGTTGGCTTTGTTTTTCAGTTTTACAACCTCATTCCCAGTTTGACGGCTCGCGAAAATGTCGAGCTGATCACCGAGATTGCAGACAATCCAATGCCTGCCCTCGATGCGCTGCATTTGGTTCAGATGGACGAACGAGCCAATCACTTTCCCGCCCAATTGTCCGGTGGGGAACAACAACGCGTCGCCATCGCACGGGCGATCGCAAAACAACCCAAAGTCTTGCTCTGTGATGAACCGACCGGCGCACTCGATGTCCACACCGGGATCGTCGTTCTTGAAGCGATCGCACGGATCAATCGAGAACTCGGAACCACCACCGCGGTGATCACGCACAATGCTGCAATCTCGCAAATGGCCGATCGCGTAATTTCGCTGTCTGATGGCCAAATCGCGCGGGTCGAAAGGAATCAAGTCAAACGCAACGCCAATGAGTTGCAGTGGTGA
- a CDS encoding tRNA-uridine aminocarboxypropyltransferase: MPSRCFQCFRPIQQCFCDQIPAITNRTEVLILQHRRERSHPFNTARIVNTALQRCSVLCEHNDELAKRLETMELSANVGLLYPGEGSMPLSGPDARDLPNQLVVVDGTWHHAKTLMRDVPRLQRLPRYQITPASPGRYRIRREPNDQALSTLEATVAALREIEPDTLGFDRLLNVFEQMIDQQIVHAPANWRQNRRRRRGSTNVPRSLCSNLGNVVVAYGEQERGPRKGEVDDGIKPRPVYWIAERLQSDETFACAIESKSLQDAKFAERLRLTDRQIDQAISLSEFRNQWKAFLRPSDTVVVYHQRTANLLRNAGAACPNLLLLKSIQIGSHPVSATLEQFLRDEGIGIDDGGTSRSSFRLANAIAFVKHVQASNPPLNEGPLKGGGKAIIR, translated from the coding sequence ATGCCATCACGCTGCTTTCAATGCTTTCGGCCGATCCAACAGTGCTTCTGTGACCAGATTCCAGCGATTACGAATCGCACGGAGGTGTTGATTCTTCAACATCGCCGCGAACGTTCGCACCCGTTCAATACGGCTCGCATCGTCAACACGGCGTTGCAGCGTTGCAGCGTCCTCTGCGAACACAACGACGAGCTAGCCAAACGGCTGGAAACCATGGAGTTGTCGGCCAATGTGGGGCTGTTGTACCCGGGTGAGGGATCCATGCCGTTAAGCGGTCCGGATGCTCGTGACTTGCCGAATCAGTTGGTGGTTGTCGACGGTACGTGGCATCACGCCAAGACGCTGATGCGTGACGTGCCACGTTTGCAGCGATTGCCCCGCTACCAAATCACGCCTGCTTCTCCCGGCCGGTATCGCATTCGCCGCGAACCGAACGATCAAGCGCTGTCGACTTTGGAAGCGACCGTGGCAGCACTGCGAGAAATCGAACCCGACACCCTCGGCTTCGATCGGTTGCTAAACGTCTTCGAGCAAATGATCGATCAGCAAATCGTTCATGCCCCTGCGAATTGGCGCCAGAATCGACGACGTCGGCGAGGATCGACCAATGTGCCACGATCGCTATGCAGCAATTTGGGCAATGTCGTCGTTGCCTACGGCGAACAAGAACGGGGCCCCCGAAAGGGCGAGGTCGATGATGGAATCAAGCCGCGGCCGGTCTATTGGATCGCCGAGCGTTTGCAGAGCGATGAAACGTTCGCCTGCGCGATCGAGTCGAAATCGCTGCAGGACGCGAAATTTGCGGAGCGTCTCCGGCTGACCGACCGTCAGATCGATCAAGCGATCTCGCTTTCCGAATTCCGCAACCAGTGGAAAGCGTTCTTGCGCCCGTCGGATACGGTCGTGGTGTATCACCAACGAACCGCCAACCTGCTTCGCAACGCCGGAGCGGCATGTCCAAACCTTTTGTTACTCAAATCGATTCAGATCGGCTCGCACCCCGTATCGGCGACACTGGAGCAGTTCCTGCGAGACGAAGGCATTGGGATCGATGACGGTGGAACCAGCCGCTCCTCGTTTCGACTGGCCAATGCGATTGCGTTCGTCAAGCATGTGCAAGCGTCAAATCCACCCCTCAACGAGGGTCCACTCAAAGGTGGTGGCAAAGCGATCATTCGCTAA
- a CDS encoding UDP-glucose 6-dehydrogenase: MKICCIGAGYVGGPTMAMIAKQCPDIPVHVVDLNQERIDAWNSDSLPIYEPGLDEVVREARGRNLKFSTDVDAAITEADIIFMAVNTPTKTFGVGAGRAANLEFVEKCARRIAEVAEGHKIVVEKSTLPVRTAEAIKRILGAGASGATFDVLSNPEFLAEGTAIDDLLDPDRVLIGGESTEAIEALVNVYARWVPREQILTTNLWSSELSKLTANAFLAQRVSSINAISALCEATEADVDEVARAIGMDSRIGPKFLKASVGFGGSCFQKDILNLVYLCEHFGLREVAAYWEQVVIMNDYQKRRFAEGICRTMFSTVSDKKIAVWGFAFKKDTNDTRESAAIYVCRDLLRERARLAIYDPQVPEAKIRADLIASMSNLAGEISDLDRSLVEKNVTIVGDGYEAAKDAHAIAVLTEWDEFKTLDYKKIYGTMKAPAFVFDGRNVVDRKRLTEIGFEVFGIGKSGV; encoded by the coding sequence ATGAAGATTTGCTGCATTGGTGCTGGCTACGTTGGTGGACCCACGATGGCGATGATTGCAAAGCAATGCCCCGATATTCCGGTACATGTTGTTGATCTAAACCAAGAACGAATCGACGCTTGGAATTCCGATTCGCTTCCGATCTACGAACCGGGACTTGATGAAGTCGTTCGTGAGGCGCGCGGGCGCAACCTAAAATTTTCGACCGACGTCGATGCCGCCATCACCGAAGCGGACATTATTTTCATGGCGGTCAACACACCGACGAAGACCTTCGGCGTGGGCGCGGGCCGAGCGGCAAACTTGGAATTCGTCGAGAAATGCGCCCGTCGCATTGCCGAGGTGGCCGAGGGCCACAAGATTGTCGTTGAAAAATCGACGCTGCCAGTCCGTACCGCGGAAGCGATCAAGCGAATTCTTGGGGCCGGCGCCAGCGGAGCCACCTTCGATGTACTCAGCAATCCCGAATTCCTCGCCGAAGGGACTGCCATCGATGACTTGCTGGACCCCGATCGAGTCTTGATCGGAGGCGAATCGACCGAAGCGATCGAAGCCTTGGTCAACGTCTACGCCCGATGGGTTCCTCGCGAGCAAATTCTGACCACCAATTTGTGGAGCAGCGAGCTTTCCAAGTTGACGGCCAACGCATTCTTAGCACAACGCGTCTCGAGCATCAACGCGATTTCGGCTTTGTGCGAAGCGACCGAAGCCGATGTGGATGAGGTCGCGCGCGCCATCGGAATGGACTCCAGGATCGGCCCCAAGTTCCTGAAAGCATCGGTCGGTTTCGGTGGCAGTTGCTTCCAAAAAGACATCTTGAACCTTGTCTATCTGTGCGAACACTTTGGTCTCCGTGAAGTCGCGGCCTATTGGGAACAAGTCGTGATCATGAACGACTACCAAAAACGCCGCTTTGCGGAAGGCATTTGCCGGACCATGTTTAGCACCGTCAGTGACAAGAAGATCGCGGTCTGGGGATTCGCCTTCAAGAAGGATACAAACGACACGCGTGAAAGCGCAGCGATTTATGTTTGCCGTGACCTACTGAGAGAACGAGCGCGTTTGGCGATTTATGACCCCCAAGTTCCCGAAGCCAAGATCCGCGCCGACTTGATCGCATCGATGAGCAATCTTGCGGGTGAGATTAGCGACTTAGATCGTTCCCTCGTCGAAAAGAACGTAACGATTGTTGGCGACGGCTACGAAGCAGCGAAAGACGCGCATGCGATCGCCGTTTTGACCGAATGGGACGAGTTCAAAACGTTGGATTACAAGAAAATCTACGGCACAATGAAAGCTCCGGCGTTTGTGTTCGATGGACGCAACGTGGTCGATCGCAAACGATTGACCGAGATCGGTTTTGAGGTGTTTGGAATTGGCAAGAGTGGAGTGTGA
- the nusG gene encoding transcription termination/antitermination protein NusG, translated as MPILPQEPDGLPENLLDLEQVLTQTWWLMYTKSRQEKLLMRQLREEGVWHYGPQIPQRKRSPAGRIRTSFVPLFSNYVFVTGQTDEARYKSICTGCIIKAAEITEVDDFIADMKQIRDLIDMGVPLTLESRLQPGQMVRIRSGSFAGYEGTVLRREGETRLLVAVRFMEQGVSVKLEDCQLELIGQ; from the coding sequence ATGCCAATCCTGCCTCAAGAACCCGATGGGCTGCCTGAAAATCTGCTGGACCTTGAGCAGGTGCTAACGCAGACATGGTGGTTAATGTACACCAAGTCGCGTCAGGAAAAGCTATTGATGCGGCAGCTTCGCGAAGAGGGGGTTTGGCATTACGGGCCTCAGATCCCTCAGCGAAAACGATCCCCCGCGGGGCGCATTCGAACATCCTTCGTACCGCTGTTCAGCAATTATGTCTTTGTCACGGGGCAAACGGACGAGGCCCGCTACAAATCGATCTGCACCGGCTGCATCATCAAAGCGGCCGAGATCACCGAGGTTGATGATTTTATCGCGGACATGAAACAGATCCGCGATCTGATTGATATGGGCGTCCCCCTGACTTTGGAAAGTCGGCTTCAGCCGGGCCAAATGGTCCGCATCCGAAGCGGGTCGTTTGCGGGATACGAAGGAACGGTCTTGCGACGCGAAGGAGAAACGCGACTGCTTGTCGCCGTTCGCTTTATGGAACAAGGTGTTAGCGTGAAACTAGAAGATTGCCAACTTGAATTGATCGGCCAATGA
- a CDS encoding ABC transporter permease yields the protein MRKLDQKLFRDLITLKGQATAIVMVIAAGVGTFVMSMCAYASLQWSKDYFYGEFRFADVFSETGRTPDALIPRMKEISGVSAVETRLVYDVLLDVPEMSEPASARLISVPETGDCRLNKVYISRGRMLEPERTGEVVVSEVFAEAHGFVAGDHVKAILNGKSQTLTIVGIALSPEYVIQVQPGSIMPDNKRFGILWISQRDLEAAFDMTGAFNSVSLKLAYSSNEDEVISQLDRLLRPYGSVGAYGRDQQISHQYLSDELTQLRGMAVMAPTIFLSVAAFLLNIVISRIISQQREQIAALKAFGYTHREVGFHYLNLVLVISLSGTILGTLFGFWMASGMTKMYAEFYKFPMLEFQFDVPAILLAFLLTTVTAVLGTWVSVHHAIRLPPAEAMRPEPPPSFKPTLLERLVPRHLMPPEMRMVIRNVARKPFKAGFSMLGISMAVAVMILGNFSLDAMDYMMTFQFRLAQRQDLMVTFVEPATASVMYEMSELDGVLDSETLRTVATRIHFQNRSRRLAIMGLQRDPQLYRLLDKNEHSVAVPEFGIMLNTKLARLLGVRLGDRVLVEVLEDKRPTVTVEVTALVEEYAGLNAYMNKDQLHRLLKESSVASGAFLKVDENQIDQVFRELEMRPGVAGVTIKDAVLHSFEKTVAENILVMRSFFVFFASVIAIGVVYNSSRISLSERSRDLATMRVVGYTRREVSMVLLGEIALLTLAAIPLGAVIGYALAGVMVAGLDTDNYRIPLVVSRNTFALAAFVVILATALSCLVVQRRIHRLDLVGVLKTRE from the coding sequence ATGCGTAAACTTGACCAAAAACTGTTTCGCGACCTGATCACACTGAAAGGTCAAGCAACAGCAATCGTGATGGTCATCGCAGCCGGCGTGGGGACGTTCGTGATGTCGATGTGCGCCTACGCGTCGCTGCAATGGAGCAAGGATTATTTTTATGGAGAGTTTCGGTTTGCGGATGTTTTCTCAGAAACTGGACGAACGCCCGATGCGTTGATCCCGCGCATGAAGGAAATCTCCGGGGTCTCTGCGGTGGAAACGCGTTTGGTCTACGACGTGTTGCTCGATGTTCCTGAGATGAGCGAACCGGCCTCCGCAAGACTGATTTCGGTTCCCGAAACGGGAGATTGTCGGCTGAACAAAGTATACATTTCGCGGGGGCGAATGCTGGAACCCGAGCGGACTGGCGAGGTGGTGGTCTCAGAAGTCTTTGCCGAAGCCCATGGTTTTGTCGCAGGCGATCACGTCAAAGCGATCCTCAACGGTAAATCGCAAACGCTCACGATTGTTGGCATCGCGTTGTCACCCGAATATGTCATCCAGGTGCAACCGGGCAGCATCATGCCCGACAACAAGCGGTTCGGGATTCTATGGATCAGCCAACGTGACTTGGAAGCGGCCTTCGACATGACGGGCGCGTTCAACAGTGTCTCACTCAAATTGGCGTATAGCAGCAACGAAGACGAAGTCATCTCACAACTCGACCGTTTGCTTCGACCCTACGGCAGCGTCGGTGCGTATGGTCGCGATCAACAGATTTCACACCAGTACTTGTCCGACGAATTGACACAGTTGAGGGGTATGGCCGTCATGGCACCGACGATCTTCTTGTCGGTTGCCGCATTCCTGTTGAACATCGTTATTTCGCGAATCATCAGCCAGCAGCGAGAACAAATTGCGGCACTCAAAGCGTTTGGCTACACCCATCGCGAGGTCGGCTTCCATTATCTCAACCTTGTCTTGGTGATTTCGCTGAGCGGAACGATTCTGGGCACGCTGTTCGGCTTTTGGATGGCATCAGGGATGACGAAGATGTACGCCGAGTTCTATAAGTTCCCGATGCTGGAGTTTCAATTTGATGTGCCCGCAATTCTGCTGGCCTTCTTGCTGACCACGGTCACCGCGGTGCTGGGAACATGGGTGTCGGTTCACCACGCCATCCGTCTACCACCTGCCGAAGCGATGCGTCCCGAACCGCCCCCCAGCTTCAAGCCCACACTCCTTGAGCGACTCGTTCCCCGTCATCTGATGCCGCCGGAAATGCGGATGGTGATACGCAACGTGGCTCGCAAACCCTTCAAGGCTGGCTTTTCGATGCTGGGAATTTCGATGGCGGTCGCGGTCATGATTCTAGGTAACTTCTCGCTCGATGCGATGGACTACATGATGACCTTTCAATTCCGTCTTGCGCAGCGGCAAGACTTGATGGTCACGTTTGTTGAACCTGCCACGGCGTCGGTCATGTATGAAATGAGCGAACTCGATGGGGTGCTCGATAGCGAGACCCTGCGCACGGTCGCCACGCGTATTCACTTCCAGAATCGTTCGCGGCGTTTGGCCATCATGGGGCTCCAGCGTGATCCACAACTCTATCGGTTGCTGGACAAGAACGAACACTCCGTCGCAGTTCCCGAGTTTGGAATCATGCTCAACACCAAGCTCGCCCGACTGCTGGGCGTCCGACTTGGCGACCGTGTCCTCGTCGAAGTCCTTGAGGACAAGCGGCCCACGGTCACCGTCGAAGTCACGGCATTGGTCGAGGAATACGCCGGACTGAATGCCTACATGAACAAGGACCAACTTCACCGATTGTTAAAAGAGTCCAGCGTTGCTTCGGGCGCCTTCTTGAAAGTCGACGAAAACCAAATCGATCAGGTCTTTCGCGAATTGGAAATGCGGCCGGGAGTCGCTGGCGTGACAATCAAGGATGCAGTGCTCCACAGCTTCGAAAAAACGGTGGCCGAAAACATCTTGGTGATGCGATCGTTCTTTGTCTTCTTTGCATCCGTGATTGCCATCGGTGTGGTTTACAACAGTTCCAGAATCTCGCTTTCCGAACGGAGTCGCGATTTGGCGACCATGCGGGTCGTCGGATACACTCGACGTGAAGTCTCGATGGTCCTACTAGGCGAAATCGCACTGCTCACACTGGCTGCAATCCCGCTCGGGGCTGTCATCGGCTATGCGTTAGCAGGTGTGATGGTGGCGGGACTCGATACGGACAACTATCGTATTCCACTGGTTGTCAGCCGTAACACCTTTGCCTTGGCCGCCTTTGTCGTCATCCTCGCGACCGCTTTGTCTTGCTTGGTGGTTCAGCGACGAATTCACCGACTCGATTTAGTCGGTGTACTCAAAACAAGAGAATAG